From Oreochromis niloticus isolate F11D_XX linkage group LG1, O_niloticus_UMD_NMBU, whole genome shotgun sequence, a single genomic window includes:
- the vrk3 gene encoding serine/threonine-protein kinase VRK3 isoform X1 produces the protein MQAAVKNDRRRRSRFVVFSTAGCNCPEVLQRAALRLRSSTCEIVNAVKKKQQNNQRIRMPFHFCPQCGTKLQPEFRFCPSCGEKLPGPESPFKSVNLSFSSSLGNPAATSVVNPSLTPSTSCELSTAHGFDTLSSLTPRPALRRTRNTLCLDKEDNAAGLQESPPKKNTVTFKLDTGAQPIVESPVAKSPRSARGKGKLCSPLKKQEEEEKKLPAKTGWIEERSAVDGASPASSPNSKSPAKAAGKNKGKKAKHASSVEPLPEGEEVTDTTGKKWKLITQLSQSVTELLYEVSRPSSKELNHILKLGAKDGRIFNEQNFLQRAAKPASVEKWVKQNKLDFLGIPSCVGFGLHTDSYRFLIFPSMGESLHSIIEKENQPLSEEVVLQLAYRILDVLHYIHSNEYVHADISAENVYIKQGQRSQVYLVGYCHAFRYCPGGKHVEYREASRTPHEGTVEFISLDAHKGAAPSRRSDLQSLGYCMLHWHTGLLPWTELTQPQQIATEKQRYMEDVPALLSQCFGRRSVSRAFQTYLTAVMALQYSEQPDYSALKAGLSDALVQLGASVEEPLDF, from the exons ATGCAAGCTGCCGTTAAAAAcgacagaagaagaagatctcGCTTTGTGGTTTTTAGCACAGCTGGTTGCAACTGTCCTGAAGTCCTGCAGAGGGCAGCATTGCGCCTGCGTAGCTCCACCTGTGAGATTGTTAATGCagtgaagaagaagcagcaaaaCAATCAGAGAATAAG AATGCCTTTCCATTTCTGCCCCCAGTGTGGGACAAAGTTACAGCCTGAATTCAGATTCTGTCCTTCATGTGGGGAGAAACTTCCCGGTCCTGAAAGTCCATTTAAATCTGTGAACTTaagtttctcctcctctctgggAAATCCAGCAGCAACATCTGTAGTTAACCCAAGCCTCACTCCAAGCACGAGCTGTGAACTCAGTACAG CCCATGGATTTGACACTTTAAGTTCGCTAACACCACGTCCTGCACTGCGAAGGACTCGCAACACCCTTTGCCTGGACAAAGAAG ATAATGCTGCTGGGTTGCAGGAATCTCCACCAAAGAAGAACACGGTCACCTTTAAACTCGACACCGGGGCGCAGCCAATCGTAGAGTCTCCTGTTGCAAAATCGCCTCGATCTG CGCGAGGGAAAGGGAAGCTCTGCAGTCCTCTGAAAAagcaggaggaagaagaaaagaagctgCCTGCTAAAACAGGCTGGATAGAGGAGAGATCAGCAGTAGATGGAGCTTCACCTGCTTCCTCACCAAACTCTAAGTCTCCTGCAAAAG CAGCTGGAAAAAATAAAGGCAAGAAGGCGAAGCATGCATCCTCTGTGGAACCACTGCCTGAAGGTGAGGAGGTGACCGACACGACCGGCAAGAAGTGGAAGCTGATCACGCAGCTCAGTCAGAGTGTAACGGAGCTGCTCTACGAAG tTTCTCGGCCAAGCTCAAAGGAGTTGAATCACATCCTCAAACTG gGAGCTAAAGATGGAAGAATCTTCAATGAACAGAACTTTCTGCAGAGAGCTGCTAAACCGGCGTCTG tggAAAAGTGGgtcaaacaaaacaagctgGATTTTCTGGGGATTCCTTCCTGCGTTGGCTTTGGTCTCCATACAGACTCGTACAG GTTTCTAATTTTTCCCAGCATGGGCGAGTCGCTCCACTCCATCATTGAGAAAGAAAATCAGCCTCTGTCTGAGGAAGTTGTTCTTCAGCTGGCCTATAGaata TTAGATGTGCTCCACTACATCCATTCAAACGAATACGTTCATGCTGATATCAGTGCCGAGAACGTGTACATAAAACAAGgacagaggtcacag GTATACCTTGTAGGATACTGCCATGCCTTCAGGTACTGTCCAGGAGGAAAGCATGTGGAGTACCGTGAAGCCAGCCGAACGCCACACGAGGGCACTGTCGAGTTCATCAGCCTGGATGCGCATAAAGGAGCAG CTCCATCTCGCCGCAGCGACCTGCAGTCTTTGGGTTACTGCATGCTGCACTGGCACACTGGATTGCTGCCGTGGACCGAGCTCACTCAACCACAGCAGATAGCCACCGAGAAACAGAG GTACATGGAGGATGTCCCTGCACTTCTGAGCCAGTGCTTTGGGAGGAGGAGCGTTTCCA GAGCATTTCAAACCTACCTGACTGCAGTGATGGCTCTGCAGTACTCCGAGCAGCCCGATTACTCAGCGCTGAAGGCTGGACTCAGCGACGCTTTAGTGCAGCTGGGGGCATCGGTGGAGGAGCCGCTCGATTTTTAG
- the vrk3 gene encoding serine/threonine-protein kinase VRK3 isoform X2 — MLQKLPLRRMPFHFCPQCGTKLQPEFRFCPSCGEKLPGPESPFKSVNLSFSSSLGNPAATSVVNPSLTPSTSCELSTAHGFDTLSSLTPRPALRRTRNTLCLDKEDNAAGLQESPPKKNTVTFKLDTGAQPIVESPVAKSPRSARGKGKLCSPLKKQEEEEKKLPAKTGWIEERSAVDGASPASSPNSKSPAKAAGKNKGKKAKHASSVEPLPEGEEVTDTTGKKWKLITQLSQSVTELLYEVSRPSSKELNHILKLGAKDGRIFNEQNFLQRAAKPASVEKWVKQNKLDFLGIPSCVGFGLHTDSYRFLIFPSMGESLHSIIEKENQPLSEEVVLQLAYRILDVLHYIHSNEYVHADISAENVYIKQGQRSQVYLVGYCHAFRYCPGGKHVEYREASRTPHEGTVEFISLDAHKGAAPSRRSDLQSLGYCMLHWHTGLLPWTELTQPQQIATEKQRYMEDVPALLSQCFGRRSVSRAFQTYLTAVMALQYSEQPDYSALKAGLSDALVQLGASVEEPLDF, encoded by the exons ATGCTGCAAAAACTACCATTAAGAAG AATGCCTTTCCATTTCTGCCCCCAGTGTGGGACAAAGTTACAGCCTGAATTCAGATTCTGTCCTTCATGTGGGGAGAAACTTCCCGGTCCTGAAAGTCCATTTAAATCTGTGAACTTaagtttctcctcctctctgggAAATCCAGCAGCAACATCTGTAGTTAACCCAAGCCTCACTCCAAGCACGAGCTGTGAACTCAGTACAG CCCATGGATTTGACACTTTAAGTTCGCTAACACCACGTCCTGCACTGCGAAGGACTCGCAACACCCTTTGCCTGGACAAAGAAG ATAATGCTGCTGGGTTGCAGGAATCTCCACCAAAGAAGAACACGGTCACCTTTAAACTCGACACCGGGGCGCAGCCAATCGTAGAGTCTCCTGTTGCAAAATCGCCTCGATCTG CGCGAGGGAAAGGGAAGCTCTGCAGTCCTCTGAAAAagcaggaggaagaagaaaagaagctgCCTGCTAAAACAGGCTGGATAGAGGAGAGATCAGCAGTAGATGGAGCTTCACCTGCTTCCTCACCAAACTCTAAGTCTCCTGCAAAAG CAGCTGGAAAAAATAAAGGCAAGAAGGCGAAGCATGCATCCTCTGTGGAACCACTGCCTGAAGGTGAGGAGGTGACCGACACGACCGGCAAGAAGTGGAAGCTGATCACGCAGCTCAGTCAGAGTGTAACGGAGCTGCTCTACGAAG tTTCTCGGCCAAGCTCAAAGGAGTTGAATCACATCCTCAAACTG gGAGCTAAAGATGGAAGAATCTTCAATGAACAGAACTTTCTGCAGAGAGCTGCTAAACCGGCGTCTG tggAAAAGTGGgtcaaacaaaacaagctgGATTTTCTGGGGATTCCTTCCTGCGTTGGCTTTGGTCTCCATACAGACTCGTACAG GTTTCTAATTTTTCCCAGCATGGGCGAGTCGCTCCACTCCATCATTGAGAAAGAAAATCAGCCTCTGTCTGAGGAAGTTGTTCTTCAGCTGGCCTATAGaata TTAGATGTGCTCCACTACATCCATTCAAACGAATACGTTCATGCTGATATCAGTGCCGAGAACGTGTACATAAAACAAGgacagaggtcacag GTATACCTTGTAGGATACTGCCATGCCTTCAGGTACTGTCCAGGAGGAAAGCATGTGGAGTACCGTGAAGCCAGCCGAACGCCACACGAGGGCACTGTCGAGTTCATCAGCCTGGATGCGCATAAAGGAGCAG CTCCATCTCGCCGCAGCGACCTGCAGTCTTTGGGTTACTGCATGCTGCACTGGCACACTGGATTGCTGCCGTGGACCGAGCTCACTCAACCACAGCAGATAGCCACCGAGAAACAGAG GTACATGGAGGATGTCCCTGCACTTCTGAGCCAGTGCTTTGGGAGGAGGAGCGTTTCCA GAGCATTTCAAACCTACCTGACTGCAGTGATGGCTCTGCAGTACTCCGAGCAGCCCGATTACTCAGCGCTGAAGGCTGGACTCAGCGACGCTTTAGTGCAGCTGGGGGCATCGGTGGAGGAGCCGCTCGATTTTTAG
- the vrk3 gene encoding serine/threonine-protein kinase VRK3 isoform X3, with translation MVSRMPFHFCPQCGTKLQPEFRFCPSCGEKLPGPESPFKSVNLSFSSSLGNPAATSVVNPSLTPSTSCELSTAHGFDTLSSLTPRPALRRTRNTLCLDKEDNAAGLQESPPKKNTVTFKLDTGAQPIVESPVAKSPRSARGKGKLCSPLKKQEEEEKKLPAKTGWIEERSAVDGASPASSPNSKSPAKAAGKNKGKKAKHASSVEPLPEGEEVTDTTGKKWKLITQLSQSVTELLYEVSRPSSKELNHILKLGAKDGRIFNEQNFLQRAAKPASVEKWVKQNKLDFLGIPSCVGFGLHTDSYRFLIFPSMGESLHSIIEKENQPLSEEVVLQLAYRILDVLHYIHSNEYVHADISAENVYIKQGQRSQVYLVGYCHAFRYCPGGKHVEYREASRTPHEGTVEFISLDAHKGAAPSRRSDLQSLGYCMLHWHTGLLPWTELTQPQQIATEKQRYMEDVPALLSQCFGRRSVSRAFQTYLTAVMALQYSEQPDYSALKAGLSDALVQLGASVEEPLDF, from the exons ATGGTTTCAAG AATGCCTTTCCATTTCTGCCCCCAGTGTGGGACAAAGTTACAGCCTGAATTCAGATTCTGTCCTTCATGTGGGGAGAAACTTCCCGGTCCTGAAAGTCCATTTAAATCTGTGAACTTaagtttctcctcctctctgggAAATCCAGCAGCAACATCTGTAGTTAACCCAAGCCTCACTCCAAGCACGAGCTGTGAACTCAGTACAG CCCATGGATTTGACACTTTAAGTTCGCTAACACCACGTCCTGCACTGCGAAGGACTCGCAACACCCTTTGCCTGGACAAAGAAG ATAATGCTGCTGGGTTGCAGGAATCTCCACCAAAGAAGAACACGGTCACCTTTAAACTCGACACCGGGGCGCAGCCAATCGTAGAGTCTCCTGTTGCAAAATCGCCTCGATCTG CGCGAGGGAAAGGGAAGCTCTGCAGTCCTCTGAAAAagcaggaggaagaagaaaagaagctgCCTGCTAAAACAGGCTGGATAGAGGAGAGATCAGCAGTAGATGGAGCTTCACCTGCTTCCTCACCAAACTCTAAGTCTCCTGCAAAAG CAGCTGGAAAAAATAAAGGCAAGAAGGCGAAGCATGCATCCTCTGTGGAACCACTGCCTGAAGGTGAGGAGGTGACCGACACGACCGGCAAGAAGTGGAAGCTGATCACGCAGCTCAGTCAGAGTGTAACGGAGCTGCTCTACGAAG tTTCTCGGCCAAGCTCAAAGGAGTTGAATCACATCCTCAAACTG gGAGCTAAAGATGGAAGAATCTTCAATGAACAGAACTTTCTGCAGAGAGCTGCTAAACCGGCGTCTG tggAAAAGTGGgtcaaacaaaacaagctgGATTTTCTGGGGATTCCTTCCTGCGTTGGCTTTGGTCTCCATACAGACTCGTACAG GTTTCTAATTTTTCCCAGCATGGGCGAGTCGCTCCACTCCATCATTGAGAAAGAAAATCAGCCTCTGTCTGAGGAAGTTGTTCTTCAGCTGGCCTATAGaata TTAGATGTGCTCCACTACATCCATTCAAACGAATACGTTCATGCTGATATCAGTGCCGAGAACGTGTACATAAAACAAGgacagaggtcacag GTATACCTTGTAGGATACTGCCATGCCTTCAGGTACTGTCCAGGAGGAAAGCATGTGGAGTACCGTGAAGCCAGCCGAACGCCACACGAGGGCACTGTCGAGTTCATCAGCCTGGATGCGCATAAAGGAGCAG CTCCATCTCGCCGCAGCGACCTGCAGTCTTTGGGTTACTGCATGCTGCACTGGCACACTGGATTGCTGCCGTGGACCGAGCTCACTCAACCACAGCAGATAGCCACCGAGAAACAGAG GTACATGGAGGATGTCCCTGCACTTCTGAGCCAGTGCTTTGGGAGGAGGAGCGTTTCCA GAGCATTTCAAACCTACCTGACTGCAGTGATGGCTCTGCAGTACTCCGAGCAGCCCGATTACTCAGCGCTGAAGGCTGGACTCAGCGACGCTTTAGTGCAGCTGGGGGCATCGGTGGAGGAGCCGCTCGATTTTTAG